One genomic segment of Mobula hypostoma chromosome 2, sMobHyp1.1, whole genome shotgun sequence includes these proteins:
- the cimip2c gene encoding ciliary microtubule inner protein 2C — translation MASRSAGTLITNYNATYIPPALMPGYRGFVPTINFTHGDTYGNTTRKYFEDFRMSALNTSQSPYSKGGQFPTIYSNNPSLVIENRMRNRNRWLYAPQWSRYDVDFNREEEMKLFNKLSQQHRENYKDKTGIIPRVDHFVLPGKEEDTFPSLPNM, via the exons ATGGCTTCCCGGAGTGCTGGAACTCTCATAACTAACTACAATGCTACATATATTCCTCCCGCCTTAATGCCGGG ATACCGTGGCTTTGTTCCAACAATAAACTTTACACATGGCGATACTTATGGAAACACCACCAGGAAATACTTTGAAGATTTCCGTATGTCAGCTCTGAATACAAGTCAGAGTCCTTACAGCAAAGGAGGGCAATTTCCAACCATTTATTCCAACAACCCATCTCTTGTGATAGAAAATAGGATGCGCAACAGGAATAGGTGGCTATATGCACCACAATGGTCTCGATATGATGTGGATTTCAACAGAGAGGAAGAAATGAAATTGTTTAATAAG TTATCTCAGCAACACCGGGAGAACTACAAAGACAAGACAGGCATAATACCGAGAGTAGATCATTTTGTGctgcctggaaaagaggaagacaCATTCCCTTCTTTACCTAATAT